In Luteipulveratus mongoliensis, the DNA window CAGGTCGTCGCGCGGCACGAGGTGGACGGCGGGGTCGAGCGCCGCACTCGTGCGGACCAGGATCACATCGAGGCTGTCGATCCAGCCGTGCGGGCCGGCCAGCGCATGGATGACTCTGGGGTCGTGCGCGCCACCGAAGCCGTCCACTCCGAGCTCATGGAGGCGGCTGGGTGCGACGTCGTCGCGCACCGCGATGTAGGCGTGGCCGGTCAACGCCACGATGGCCTCGACACGGTCTGACCACGGGCTGGCCAGCTCCCACCCGCCGTCGACCGGCGGGAACCGGCCCTGTGCGGCAGCTTCCAGCACCGGCCCGAGCTGCACGGTTGGCGTCACGGCGAACAGACTCGCAGACCCCCTTGCTGGCATTGACCTGCGTCCTCCTCCTAGCGTGGCCCCATGGCGCGCTACCTGGATGTCCACCCGAAGGACCCGCAGCCGCGGCTCATCCGACAAGCTGCTGACCTGGTGCGAGAAGGCGGTCTCATCGCCTATCCGACGGACTCCTGCTTCGCTCTCGGCTGCCGCCTCGGCGACCCGGACGGCAAGGAACGGATCACCCGGATCCGGCAGCTCGACGACAAGCACCACTTCACGCTGGTGTGCCACGACTTCGCCCAGCTCGGTCAGCTGGTGCAGCTGGACAACTGGGTGTTCCGTGCGGTGAAGGCGGCGACGCCGGGCTCCTACACGTTCATCCTGCCGGCCACGGCGGAGGTCCCACGTCGGCTGCTGCACCCCAAGAAGCGGACGGTGGGGGTGCGGATCGTGGACCACCCGGTCGCCTGCGCCCTGCTCATCGAGCTCGGCGAGCCGCTGCTGTCGAGCACCCTGCTGCTGCCCGGCGAGGACGAGCCGCTCACCGACGGCTGGCAGATCAAGGACGCTCTGGACCACCAGATCGACGCGGTGCTCGACTCCGGCGAGTGCGGTCTGGAGCCGACGACCGTGGTCGACTTCTCCGGGGGGTTCGCGGACGTCGTACGCGTGGGCGCAGGAAACCCGGCGCCCTTCCAGTAACGCGCCGGTCGCCGCCCCTTAGGGTGTGGCCCATGGGGAGTGTTCATGGGCAGCAGGGCAGCAGGATCCGCTTCGATTGGGGGCCCGACGGGGCGGCCGAGATCGCGCACGGCGCATCGGTGGCGGTGGTCGTCGACGTCCTGAGTTTCACCACGACCCTGACGGTCGCGGTCGAGCTCGGCGCCGAGGTCTACCCCTATCCGTGGCGCGACGACACAGTCGCCGGCTTCGCCGAGGCGCGCGATGCGTCGTACGCCGTCGGCCGGTTCGAGGCGCGTGACTCCGGCCCGCTGGTCGCCGTGAGCCTGTCTCCGTCCAGCCTGCGCCACGCGTCTGGTCTGCAGCGGCTCGTGCTGCCCTCACCGAACGGGTCAACCATCAGTGCGCAGCTGCGCGACACGGGTGTGACGGTCGTGGGCGCCTCGTTCCGCAACCGTCACGCGGTCGCCCAGTGGCTCGCCGACCGGCTGGTCGAGCCAGCCGCCTCCATCGCCTTGGTCGCCTCCGGCGAGCGTTGGCCGCGCCACTCGCTGCGGCCTTGCGTCGAGGACCTCTGGGGCTGCGGCGCCGTGCTCTCGGCACTGCTCGGTATCCGCCCGGACCTACGTCGGGACCTCAGCCCAGAGGCACAGATGAGCGTGCACGCCTTCGATGCGGTGGTCCGTGACCTGCAGCCCGCACTGCTGGACTGCGCCAGCGGCCAGGAGCTGATCGAGGTGGGCTACCGCGACGACGTGGTGACTGCCGCTGAGCTCGACGTCAGCACCGTCGTTCCGGTGCTCAAGGGCGAGCGGTTCGTCGACGCCGTCGGACGGGGCGCCCAGCAGGCCTCCTGATCTGCCCGAGTCACTGGATGACCTGATCCAGGTCGGCCCTTATGCGTCCCTTCTTCTCCACCTTCGCGAGGTAGTGGGGATAGACCGACGCGACGCTGGTCGGGGAGATCCTGCTCACGGGTTGGCCGCCAAGAACACGAAGGCGGCCGCCAGCACGAGGTGAACCCCACCCTGCAGCCGTGTCGCCCGGCCGGGAACGATCGTCAGCACCGACACGGCCACGGTCATCGCGAGCAGCACCAGCTGGGTCGGCTCCAGACCGAGGTGCAGCGGCCCGTCGAGCCAGATGCTCGCCACAGCGATCACCGGGATTGTCAGCCCGATGCTTGCCATCGCCGAGCCGAGTGCGAGGTTGAGGCTCGTCTGCACCATGTTGCGACGGGCGGCGCGTACAGCGGCCAAGGTCTCGGGCAGCAGCACCAGCAGTGCGATGACCACGCCGACGAACGTGGGCGGCAGCCCGAGCGCATCGACACCGTCCTCGATCGACGGCGACGCCACCTTCGCCAGGCCGACGACACCGACCAACGACACGAGCAGCAAGCCCAGGCTGATCAGTGCCGTTCGGTCCGACGGCGGTTCGGCGTGTGTCTCGCTGTCCGGCTCAGGGGTGGCGTCGGGGACGACTGGCAGGAAGAAGTCACGGTGCTTCACGGTCTGGTTGAACACGAACAGCCCGTAGACCGCCAGCGATGCCACCGCCGCGAACGTCAGCTGGGACCCGGAGAACTCCGGCCCGGGAGCCGCGGTCGTGAAGGTCGGGAGTACCAGACACACGGTGGCGAGCGTGACGACACACGCCAGCGCGCTGCCCGTGCCCTCGGCGTTGAACGTCACCGTGTGGTGCCGCAACGACCCGACGAGCAACGCCAGCCCGACGATGCCGTTGCAGGTGATCATCACCGCTGCGAAGACCGTGTCCCGCGCCAGCGACTCGGAGTCCTTGCCACTGGCCATCAGTGTCACGATCAGCGCGACCTCGATGATCGTGACGGCGACCGCGAGGACAAGCGAGCCCATCGGCTCGCCGACCCGGTGCGCGACCACCTCGGCGTGATGCACCGCCGCGAGGACCGCTCCGACCAGCAGCACCGCCACCACCAGGACGACAACGATCGGCAGGTGTCGCCCCCAGGTGAGGGCGAGGCCGACGAGCGCTAGGACGGGGGCGGAGGTGGTCCATGTCAACGCAGCTGGTCTCTCTTGGGCCATGCCTTACCTTTTCATTCCTCGCAGGTGCCGCCGCGCACCGGTAGCGTCCGAAGATGTCTTCGACCGACGACTTCGCCTCGGGGAGCGCCACCTGGTTGAGCCGGCTCGACAACCTGCGCAACGTCGTACGCCAGGAGATGGTGGCGCGTCAGCTCCAGCGCCACCTGAGTCCGACGGCCCGCGTCCTCGACGTCGGTGCTGGTCAGGGCACGCAAGCACGTCGACTCGCCGAGCACGGACACACGGTCACCTGCATCGAGCCTGACCCGGACATGCGCAAGGCCTTCCAGACGGCGCTCGCGACAGCACCCGCGGACGTCGGCCGCAGGATCGAGCTGTACGCCGGTGCGCTGGGCGACCTGGACGGAGCGCTGGGGGAGCGCACCTTCGACGCAGTCCTGTGCCACGGCGTCCTGATGTACCTCCCGGAGCCGGAGTCAGCCGTACGCGAGCTCGCCACGTTCGTAGCGGCCGGCGGCATCCTCTCCCTGGTCGCTCGCAACCGGGACGCGATGGCCTGGCGGCCCGCTCTGCGCGGGCAGTGGCCGGCCGCGCTGGCCGCCCTCGACGAGCTGGACGCCGCCCGAGCGCAGGACCGCGATGCGCGCTATCGCAACGAGATCGGCGTGGACGCACGTGCCGACGACCACGAGCACCTCATCGCGCTGTGCCACGCGGCCGGACTGTCCGACGTGCAGTGGTACGGCGTACGCGTGGCCAGCGACGGCGTACCCGTCGATGAGCCTGTACCCGAGGATCCTGCGACCCTCGAGGCGCTGCTGGCGGTCGAGGAACGGCTCGGCGAGCGCGATCCTTACCGTCGACTGGGCACCTTGGTGCACGTACTGGCCAGACGTCGGTGACCGGTTCACCACGCCGCACCAAGGTATGTGGAACTCCCGGTAACACTCAAGTAGAGTGACGCGCATCACTTGAGGAGGACGTACGTGAGCGCGTTGTCAGAGCAGCTCGGGGCAGCAGATCCCGACCAGATCCGGACGTTTCTGAGCACCACGCCCGCCAGCACGCTGGCCGACCTCTTCGAGGCGACCTCGGACGAAGAGCTCCAGGAGCTGCTCGACACTCCGGGCACCCGTAAGGAGGTCGTGGCGATGCTCATGCGCCGGATGCCTGAGCTCACCGAGCCGAAGCTGCTGCGTGCGCTTGATGCGACCATCCGGTTCGAGCTGACCCACCGAGGCAAGGTCACCGAGGACCACGTGCTGACCTTCCACCGCGGCGCGGTGACCGAGGTCGAGCAGTACGACGACCCGAACGTCACGATCCGCACCACCGTCGTGCACATCATCCGGCTCGTGACGGCGCAGGAAAATGCCGCCCTGCTCGCGATCGCCGGCGACCTGACCTTCGACGGCGACGCGATCCTGGCGCTCGACCTCGCAGCCGCGTTCGCCGGCCGGGTCGGCAAGGTCGTCGCGGTGGCCGAGCTCGAGCCGAGTGACGTGGCCGCCGCCGTGAAGCGGGCCTCCGGCGCCAGTCTGCGTGCCTTCATGAGCACGTCGGCGCGAGGACTGGTCCTGACCGAGGTCTTCCGGCGCTTTCCCGACTTCATCGACGACAGCAAGAGCGCGTCGCTCGGCTCGACGATCGTCTTCCGACTCGGCGGGGCGGATGAGCCGGAACGCTATGTCGTCCGGTTCGTCGACGGCGTCTGCACCACGGCCGAAGGCGACACGGAGGAGCGGGACGCGACTATCGTCATGGACGGCGCCGACTTCCTGCGCCTGGCCACCGGCAACCTCAACATGATGAAGGCCGGTGTGCTGGGCAAGATTGCGGTGAAGGGCAACCGGGCGGCCGCCCTCGCGCTGAGCCGCGCGATGGACGTACCTCGCGCCAGCTGATCCGTTGATCCCAGGAGGCCCTGATGAACAGCATCTCCACCATGCCCGCGTCGACGGATGCGGCAGAGCTCGAGTCATATCTCACCAGTACTGCCGCCGAGCCGCTGGTCGCCGATCTGGCGGCGACTTCGGACGAGGACCTCACGTCGCTGCTGCGTCGTGCGGACGCGCGCGAGCTGCTGATCGACACGATCCTCGGGCGCTTTCCGGAGCTCGCGGTGGCCGAGCAGGTGCAGCAGATGACCGGCGTGGTCGGTCTTGAGCTCACGCTCGACGGCGATCTGGTGGAGGACCGCACCCTCGACTTCGACGGCAAGTCGGTCCAGGAGATCGATGATGCACAGGAGTGGGACGTCATCCTGTCGACCTCGGTGCTGCACTTCCTCCGCGTCGTCACCGGCCAGCAGAACGCTGCTCTGCTGGCGATTGCCGGAGACCTCACAATGGAGGGCAACGCCGAGCTGGCGATCGACCTGGCGGGCGTCTTCTCCGTGACCGGAGAGCCAGGCGTCGCCGTCGATCCGACAGCGCTGGACCCCGTCGAGGTCGCTGCGGCGGTCAAGCGGTCCACGCCGGACAATCTGCGCGCGGTGATGAGCAGCAGTGTGCGGCCGATGGTCCTCAGTGAGATCTTTCGCCGCTTCCCGGACTTCGTCGACCCGGCGAAGGCTGCCCGACTCCGTTCGACGATCGTGTTCCGACTGACCGGGCAGGAGGAGCCGGACCGCTACGTCGTGACCTTCGCCGACGGTGCGTGCGATGTGGTCGAGGGCGACAGCAAGACCCGAGACGCCACGATCATCATGGACGGAGCCGACTTCCTGCTCCTGGCGACTGGCAACCTCAACCCGATGAAGGCTGGCATCCAGGGCAAGATCGGGATCAAGGGCGACCGCGGAGCCGCGATCGCCCTCAGCCGTGCCATGGACGTACCCCGCTCTGGACGCTGACCCAGCCCGAGCTCGCAGCCACCTATGGTCAGCAAGCGCTACCGCCGGCGGGTGCTCGAACCTGTTGCAGCAGTCGGCATTGTCGCCGTCATCCTCATCGCACACGCCCCGTCGGGCCCGAATCCGTTGATCCGGCTGCCGCACCGGTCCTCGACGACGTCCGATGCCTCGGAGGAGGACGCGTCGTGGCCTCGGCTCGAGCCGGCGTGCGCTCCCGAGACCGCCGGCGCGGCACCCGCCAAGGTCACGGTCGCCGAGCTCAACCAGCTGGTCGACCATCTCGATCTCCCCTACTGGCAGGCGGCCGACATCGGCGCCAGTGGACGCCTGAGCGACAACCGTCTGGTCCTGGCTTTCGGCGACACGCTGCGCAAGCCCGACGTCGCGCCCAACCTGGTCGCGAACTCGCTCATCGTGGCCACCGGGCAGTGCGCGTCACAGGTGATGGTGCGCGACCACGGGGCGGTCATCCCCGATCGGCAGGACGGCGTCGTCTACTGGCCGACATCGCTCGTGGTGCTGCCCGGCTCCGGCTCCGACCAGGTGCTGGTGTTCACCTCACGCATCCGGCGTACGGGCAAGGGTGGCTTCGCCTTCACCTACCTCGGTGCCAGCGCAACCCGGTTCACGGTCCAGCCTGGAGGAGCACCGGTCCCGCAGGAGCAGATCGACATCACCCCTGACAGCGCGGACGAGACGCAGGTCAACTGGGGTGGTGCCGCGATGGCGGCGAAGAGCTGGTTGTACGTCTATGGCACGGGCCGCGCCACCGCCGGGCCTGGTCGATCGTTGTACGTCGCACGCGCACCGCTGAGCAATCCCGAGGACCGCTCGCAGTGGCGCTTCTGGGACGGCGACTCGTGGGACCGGTCGCCGGACAAGGTGGAGCAGATCCTTCCGTCCGACGGCGTTTCACAGACCCTGTCTGCCGACTACCTGGGTGGCCGTTATGTCCTGGTGTCCAAGCGGGGCGGGGACTTCGGCGACGAGGTCTACGCATGGTCCTCGTCATCGCCCGTCGGACCATGGCGCCGATCCAAGGGCGTCAGGGCCGAGTTCCGTGATCCCGCAGGCGGATTCCGCTATGCACCGCTCGCTCACCCCGAGGTGCCGCTGCAGTCGGGCAAGCTGCTGGTGAGTATCTCGCGCAACACCGACGACCTCGGCAAGCTGTTGCGCGACCCCCGAGTCGGGCGGCCCTACCTCGCCGAGATCGCTTGGCCACGCTGACGCCGCGCGCTAAACAGCTCTTCGAGCGGCCGGCAGCGCCGGGAACCGGATGATGCTGTCGCCCCCTCCGCCGTTCGCGGTGGCGACCCACAGCCAGCCGTCGGGCGCCTCCTCGACCGTCCGAAGACGTCCGTACGTTCCGTGCAGGACGGCAACCGGGTCTCCGCCATCGGTGAGCGGGACCTGCCAGAGCTGCTCGCCACGCAGTGCGGCGACGTACACGACATCGATGTGCACGCTGACACCTGACGGTGACGCGTCCTCCGTGTGCCACGTGGCGATCGGGTCCACATAGTCCGGGTTGTCGCCTGGCCCCTCGACGTCGGGCCAGCCGTAGTTCTTACCGGCCTCGATGTGGTTCAGCTCGTCCCAGGTGTCCTCTCCCAGCTCGCTGGCATAGAGGTCCTTGCCTGGCGTCCAGTCGAGACCCTCGACGTTGCGGTGACCGAGCGTGAAGACCGGCGAGCCGGACGTCGGGTTGTCCGACGGCACGCTGCCGTCGGGGTTGATCCGCAAGATCTTGCCGCCCAGGCTCTCGATGTCCTGGGCGTTGTCGCCATTCA includes these proteins:
- a CDS encoding N-acetyltransferase; translated protein: MTPTVQLGPVLEAAAQGRFPPVDGGWELASPWSDRVEAIVALTGHAYIAVRDDVAPSRLHELGVDGFGGAHDPRVIHALAGPHGWIDSLDVILVRTSAALDPAVHLVPRDDLAGHPRAAFAGRVRDDLRVLGTTDRSCGSLVTLGRGLAGMTEIGVEVDADGSGPSGGELIEAAVVGVAGPVVAAVAPGNARALRTFLRCGFVPVGSVQLWVR
- a CDS encoding L-threonylcarbamoyladenylate synthase, whose amino-acid sequence is MARYLDVHPKDPQPRLIRQAADLVREGGLIAYPTDSCFALGCRLGDPDGKERITRIRQLDDKHHFTLVCHDFAQLGQLVQLDNWVFRAVKAATPGSYTFILPATAEVPRRLLHPKKRTVGVRIVDHPVACALLIELGEPLLSSTLLLPGEDEPLTDGWQIKDALDHQIDAVLDSGECGLEPTTVVDFSGGFADVVRVGAGNPAPFQ
- a CDS encoding 2-phosphosulfolactate phosphatase, with amino-acid sequence MGSVHGQQGSRIRFDWGPDGAAEIAHGASVAVVVDVLSFTTTLTVAVELGAEVYPYPWRDDTVAGFAEARDASYAVGRFEARDSGPLVAVSLSPSSLRHASGLQRLVLPSPNGSTISAQLRDTGVTVVGASFRNRHAVAQWLADRLVEPAASIALVASGERWPRHSLRPCVEDLWGCGAVLSALLGIRPDLRRDLSPEAQMSVHAFDAVVRDLQPALLDCASGQELIEVGYRDDVVTAAELDVSTVVPVLKGERFVDAVGRGAQQAS
- a CDS encoding DUF2200 family protein; this translates as MSRISPTSVASVYPHYLAKVEKKGRIRADLDQVIQ
- a CDS encoding calcium:proton antiporter — encoded protein: MAQERPAALTWTTSAPVLALVGLALTWGRHLPIVVVLVVAVLLVGAVLAAVHHAEVVAHRVGEPMGSLVLAVAVTIIEVALIVTLMASGKDSESLARDTVFAAVMITCNGIVGLALLVGSLRHHTVTFNAEGTGSALACVVTLATVCLVLPTFTTAAPGPEFSGSQLTFAAVASLAVYGLFVFNQTVKHRDFFLPVVPDATPEPDSETHAEPPSDRTALISLGLLLVSLVGVVGLAKVASPSIEDGVDALGLPPTFVGVVIALLVLLPETLAAVRAARRNMVQTSLNLALGSAMASIGLTIPVIAVASIWLDGPLHLGLEPTQLVLLAMTVAVSVLTIVPGRATRLQGGVHLVLAAAFVFLAANP
- a CDS encoding methyltransferase domain-containing protein, giving the protein MSSTDDFASGSATWLSRLDNLRNVVRQEMVARQLQRHLSPTARVLDVGAGQGTQARRLAEHGHTVTCIEPDPDMRKAFQTALATAPADVGRRIELYAGALGDLDGALGERTFDAVLCHGVLMYLPEPESAVRELATFVAAGGILSLVARNRDAMAWRPALRGQWPAALAALDELDAARAQDRDARYRNEIGVDARADDHEHLIALCHAAGLSDVQWYGVRVASDGVPVDEPVPEDPATLEALLAVEERLGERDPYRRLGTLVHVLARRR
- a CDS encoding SCP2 sterol-binding domain-containing protein; the encoded protein is MSALSEQLGAADPDQIRTFLSTTPASTLADLFEATSDEELQELLDTPGTRKEVVAMLMRRMPELTEPKLLRALDATIRFELTHRGKVTEDHVLTFHRGAVTEVEQYDDPNVTIRTTVVHIIRLVTAQENAALLAIAGDLTFDGDAILALDLAAAFAGRVGKVVAVAELEPSDVAAAVKRASGASLRAFMSTSARGLVLTEVFRRFPDFIDDSKSASLGSTIVFRLGGADEPERYVVRFVDGVCTTAEGDTEERDATIVMDGADFLRLATGNLNMMKAGVLGKIAVKGNRAAALALSRAMDVPRAS
- a CDS encoding SCP2 sterol-binding domain-containing protein codes for the protein MNSISTMPASTDAAELESYLTSTAAEPLVADLAATSDEDLTSLLRRADARELLIDTILGRFPELAVAEQVQQMTGVVGLELTLDGDLVEDRTLDFDGKSVQEIDDAQEWDVILSTSVLHFLRVVTGQQNAALLAIAGDLTMEGNAELAIDLAGVFSVTGEPGVAVDPTALDPVEVAAAVKRSTPDNLRAVMSSSVRPMVLSEIFRRFPDFVDPAKAARLRSTIVFRLTGQEEPDRYVVTFADGACDVVEGDSKTRDATIIMDGADFLLLATGNLNPMKAGIQGKIGIKGDRGAAIALSRAMDVPRSGR
- a CDS encoding DUF4185 domain-containing protein yields the protein MVSKRYRRRVLEPVAAVGIVAVILIAHAPSGPNPLIRLPHRSSTTSDASEEDASWPRLEPACAPETAGAAPAKVTVAELNQLVDHLDLPYWQAADIGASGRLSDNRLVLAFGDTLRKPDVAPNLVANSLIVATGQCASQVMVRDHGAVIPDRQDGVVYWPTSLVVLPGSGSDQVLVFTSRIRRTGKGGFAFTYLGASATRFTVQPGGAPVPQEQIDITPDSADETQVNWGGAAMAAKSWLYVYGTGRATAGPGRSLYVARAPLSNPEDRSQWRFWDGDSWDRSPDKVEQILPSDGVSQTLSADYLGGRYVLVSKRGGDFGDEVYAWSSSSPVGPWRRSKGVRAEFRDPAGGFRYAPLAHPEVPLQSGKLLVSISRNTDDLGKLLRDPRVGRPYLAEIAWPR
- a CDS encoding PQQ-dependent sugar dehydrogenase; protein product: MKRPAALITRRTFVLGAGAVTLATSAPAASSAARSRVTAIPQYFEFDKPDIVAEGLDYPWGLDFYPASTGTDATTALFNQRDTAEMFSVKAGGAVERIGSIPGVKSDGDGNETGLLGLAVAPTFNDDGLVYIYFTAEDDNRVGRVKLDSLEPEIILDGIPKAEHHNGGRLRFGPDGMLYVTTGDAMNGDNAQDIESLGGKILRINPDGSVPSDNPTSGSPVFTLGHRNVEGLDWTPGKDLYASELGEDTWDELNHIEAGKNYGWPDVEGPGDNPDYVDPIATWHTEDASPSGVSVHIDVVYVAALRGEQLWQVPLTDGGDPVAVLHGTYGRLRTVEEAPDGWLWVATANGGGGDSIIRFPALPAARRAV